One stretch of Rosistilla oblonga DNA includes these proteins:
- a CDS encoding PilZ domain-containing protein — MLGEHLVAGEQLLGADNDLRALEELCRTTSHESQRVAERRRLDTPVQIQPGNSRERGAWKLAGKLRDLSDTGCGIMTNKPLMVGDVYWLSTTDPATQLGSFFARCVRCRMIREGSFEQGFTFFSNPRQDRSNPPQPML; from the coding sequence ATGCTCGGCGAACATCTAGTTGCAGGCGAACAACTGCTCGGCGCAGACAACGATCTCCGCGCGCTCGAAGAACTCTGCCGCACAACCAGCCACGAATCCCAACGCGTCGCCGAACGCCGTCGGCTCGATACGCCCGTGCAAATCCAACCTGGAAATTCGCGAGAGCGGGGCGCGTGGAAACTCGCCGGCAAGCTCCGCGATCTTTCGGATACCGGCTGTGGAATCATGACCAACAAACCGCTGATGGTCGGCGACGTCTATTGGCTATCGACAACCGACCCCGCAACGCAGTTGGGCAGTTTTTTTGCCCGCTGCGTCCGCTGCCGCATGATCCGCGAGGGGAGCTTCGAACAAGGGTTTACGTTCTTCAGCAATCCGCGTCAGGATCGCAGCAATCCACCTCAGCCGATGCTCTAA